One window from the genome of Enterobacteriaceae bacterium Kacie_13 encodes:
- a CDS encoding DUF4942 domain-containing protein produces the protein MQTEPDVLTDHTDLICSTNIERIVTGRDSALAQIESLISQLESISETTSRIGGGMARNWAMRQDFRCGCWLMEKAETAMKVITRNMDRGIWRDLMKKSGMLSIMDAQARERWDRNLEGDEIPAISEANILSTFEQLHQSKDEVFERGIINVFKGLSWDFKTNSPCSFGKKVIINNLVTHNRWGFSLNWGWRRDQLADLERMLFLLDGKPIPDNRSDISTRLMEHIRDSPTKEVYEDEFFSILYYQKGTAHLTFKRLDLIERMNDIIAKHYPGMLAKPR, from the coding sequence ATGCAGACAGAACCCGATGTATTAACCGACCATACCGATCTTATCTGCTCGACCAACATTGAGCGCATTGTCACCGGACGTGATAGCGCGCTGGCACAGATTGAATCCCTTATCAGCCAGCTTGAAAGCATCTCGGAAACCACCAGCAGAATTGGCGGTGGAATGGCAAGAAACTGGGCAATGCGACAAGACTTTCGCTGCGGCTGCTGGCTTATGGAGAAAGCAGAAACGGCAATGAAAGTTATTACCCGCAATATGGACCGCGGTATATGGCGAGATCTGATGAAGAAATCGGGGATGCTTTCTATTATGGATGCTCAGGCCCGGGAGCGGTGGGACAGAAATCTTGAAGGGGATGAGATCCCTGCCATCAGTGAAGCCAACATACTCAGTACCTTTGAGCAGCTCCACCAGAGCAAAGATGAGGTATTTGAGCGGGGAATTATCAATGTTTTTAAGGGGCTAAGCTGGGATTTTAAAACCAATAGTCCCTGCAGCTTCGGTAAGAAGGTCATCATTAACAATCTGGTGACCCATAACCGCTGGGGATTTAGTCTGAACTGGGGCTGGAGGCGGGATCAACTGGCAGATTTGGAGCGGATGCTGTTTTTACTTGATGGCAAACCGATACCTGACAACCGTAGTGATATATCTACCCGTTTGATGGAGCATATTCGGGACAGCCCAACTAAGGAAGTTTACGAAGATGAGTTCTTCAGCATTCTTTACTATCAAAAAGGAACTGCCCATTTGACGTTTAAACGCCTGGATCTGATTGAAAGGATGAATGACATCATCGCTAAGCACTATCCGGGAATGTTAGCTAAGCCACGTTAA
- a CDS encoding toxin: protein MPILPVPAAQAAQPCLSPIAVWQTLLTHLLEQHYGLTLNDTAFSNDAVIQAHIEAGISLADALNFVVEKYELVRTDRAGYSVKEQSPFITHIDILCARKAAGLMTRCGYKAVSNITNGVSHAQELGS from the coding sequence ATGCCAATATTACCTGTCCCTGCCGCGCAGGCGGCTCAACCCTGCCTGTCACCAATTGCCGTCTGGCAGACCTTGCTCACCCATCTTTTAGAGCAACACTACGGTCTGACGCTCAACGACACCGCGTTTAGCAACGATGCCGTTATTCAGGCACATATTGAGGCCGGTATATCGCTCGCCGACGCGCTGAATTTTGTCGTTGAAAAATATGAACTGGTGCGCACTGACCGCGCCGGTTATAGCGTCAAGGAGCAGTCACCTTTTATTACTCATATCGATATTCTCTGTGCCAGAAAAGCCGCAGGGTTAATGACGCGCTGCGGATATAAAGCCGTCAGCAATATCACCAACGGCGTTTCCCATGCTCAAGAGCTCGGTTCATGA
- a CDS encoding type IV toxin-antitoxin system YeeU family antitoxin, translating into MEMKPSPDAPQWGLNSNIIPRLGARLVQEGNRLHYLADRAGICGAFGEAQALTLENTFPYFIDQLERMLISGELCPRHQRCVTLHHCGLTCEADTLGSHGYVYIALYPTPAV; encoded by the coding sequence ATGGAGATGAAACCATCACCTGATGCGCCGCAATGGGGACTGAACAGTAACATCATACCGCGCTTAGGCGCTCGTCTGGTACAGGAGGGCAACCGGCTGCACTATCTGGCTGACCGTGCCGGTATCTGCGGGGCGTTTGGTGAAGCGCAGGCGCTTACACTAGAAAATACCTTCCCGTACTTTATCGACCAGCTCGAGCGGATGCTGATTTCCGGTGAACTCTGTCCCCGCCACCAACGCTGTGTGACGCTACACCATTGCGGCCTGACCTGCGAAGCCGATACGCTCGGCTCACACGGCTATGTCTATATTGCCCTTTATCCGACACCGGCGGTGTAA
- the radC gene encoding DNA repair protein RadC: protein MQYPSHRRVIQMALTLLEKQMKQKPISFNSSVETLQYLRLQLEQLEREVFMVLYLDNQHRLITSEISSQGTINATSVYPREIVKAALSHNAAAVIFAHNHPSGMAEPSHADRTITNTLINALSLMDIKVLDHVVIGHGESISFAERGWL, encoded by the coding sequence ATGCAATACCCATCCCACCGGCGCGTGATCCAAATGGCGCTAACTCTGCTTGAAAAACAGATGAAGCAGAAGCCCATTAGTTTTAATTCTAGTGTGGAGACGCTTCAGTACCTGCGTTTGCAACTGGAGCAACTCGAACGCGAGGTTTTTATGGTGCTGTATCTGGATAATCAGCACCGGCTAATCACCAGTGAAATCAGCTCGCAGGGCACCATCAACGCCACGTCGGTCTATCCGCGAGAAATCGTGAAAGCTGCACTCTCTCATAACGCTGCGGCGGTGATATTCGCGCACAACCATCCGTCGGGCATGGCTGAACCGAGCCATGCGGACCGCACCATCACCAACACGCTGATAAACGCGCTTTCGCTTATGGATATCAAGGTGCTGGACCATGTCGTCATTGGTCACGGCGAATCGATATCGTTTGCCGAACGCGGCTGGTTATAG